One Brassica oleracea var. oleracea cultivar TO1000 chromosome C7, BOL, whole genome shotgun sequence genomic window carries:
- the LOC106307074 gene encoding uncharacterized protein LOC106307074 isoform X2, giving the protein MEARGTSGISMKSLERVVSDKALKLGNSFPCQICVVGFLCGICLTSLFLAALTSIGTFELAAFSFSSFSPPCNSTSQIINIDRKLKWKNKAETEEENDDDQVNLLVSAWDNILLNNEDYFKKLGISKSDVPNAPHLENCEERTRARERLDTRISNHTFPSWINGGDEDNYPLTRSVQREIWYHQHPLDCEDKSLKFLVADWETLPGFGIGAQIAGMTGLLAIAINENRVLVSNYYNRADHDGCKGSARGSWSCYFLPETSKECRKRAFEVMKKREAWERGTVTGKQNYSTKEIWSGHIPKRWGKPWSYMRPTTEINGSLLTSHRKMDRRWWRAQAVRYLMRFQTEYTCGLVNVARHSAFGKEAAEIVLSAGGWRKKKKRSEIEESVWSSHKPWIPRPMLSVHVRMGDKACEMRVAALEEYMRLADRIRERFPELNRIWLSTEMKEVVDRSKEYGQWRFYYTEVARQVGNNSMAEYEASLGREMSTNYPLVNFLMASEADFFVGALGSTWCFLIDGMRNTGGKVMSGFLSVNKDRFW; this is encoded by the exons ATGGAAGCAAGAGGTACTAGTGGTATAAGCATGAAGTCATTAGAGAGAGTGGTTTCAGATAAAGCATTAAAGCTTGGAAACTCATTTCCATGTCAAATCTGTGTGGTTGGGTTTCTCTGTGGAATCTGTCTCACTTCTCTTTTCTTAGCTGCTCTCACTTCCATTGGCACCTTCGAGCTCGCCGCCTTCTCCTTCTCCTCTTTCTCTCCTCCTTGCAATTCCACTTCTCAAATCATCA ACATAGACAGGAAACTGAAATGGAAGAACAAAGCTGAGACCGAAGAAGAAAATGATGATGATCAGGTTAATCTTTTGGTCTCTGCTTGGGACAACATATTACTAAACAATGAAGACTACTTCAAGAAACTAGGGATAAGCAAATCTGATGTCCCAAACGCTCCACATTTGGAGAACTGTGAGGAGAGGACACGAGCTAGAGAGCGCTTGGATACAAGAATATCAAACCATACATTTCCTTCTTGG ATCAATGGAGGAGATGAAGATAACTATCCACTAACTAGAAGCGTGCAAAGAGAGATATGGTATCATCAGCATCCTTTGGACTGTGAAGACAAGAGTCTCAAGTTCCTTGTAGCTGACTGGGAAACGCTTCCTGGCTTTGGTATAGGAGCTCAGATCGCTGGAATGACTGGTCTTCTCGCAATAGCTATAAACGAAAACCGAGTTCTTGTTTCAAATTACTATAACCGAGCAGATCATGATGGTTGCAAAG GTTCTGCTAGAGGAAGCTGGTCTTGCTACTTCCTACCGGAAACATCGAAAGAGTGTAGGAAACGTGCGTTTGAAGTAATGAAGAAGAGAGAAGCCTGGGAGAGAGGGACTGTTACAGGGAAACAAAACTACAGCACCAAGGAGATTTGGTCTGGACATATACCAAAGAGATGGGGTAAGCCTTGGAGTTACATGAGGCCAACTACAGAGATCAACGGAAGCTTACTCACCAGTCACAGGAAAATGGACAGGAGATGGTGGAGAGCACAGGCGGTTAGATACTTGATGAGGTTTCAAACGGAATACACTTGCGGTTTGGTGAACGTTGCTAGACATTCTGCGTTTGGGAAAGAAGCTGCTGAGATTGTTCTCTCGGCAGGAGGTTGGAGAAAGAAGAAGAAGAGGTCGGAGATTGAGGAAAGCGTGTGGTCGAGTCACAAGCCGTGGATACCGAGGCCAATGCTGAGCGTGCATGTGCGTATGGGAGACAAAGCTTGCGAGATGAGAGTCGCAGCTTTAGAAGAGTATATGCGTTTGGCTGATAGGATCAGAGAACGGTTTCCGGAGCTCAACAGGATCTGGCTCTCTACGGAGATGAAGGAAGTTGTGGACAGGAGTAAAGAGTATGGTCAGTGGAGATTCTATTACACGGAAGTGGCGAGACAAGTTGGTAATAACTCGATGGCTGAGTATGAAGCTAGCCTTGGGAGAGAGATGAGCACGAACTATCCTCTTGTTAACTTCTTGATGGCGTCAGAAGCTGACTTCTTCGTCGGAGCTTTAGGCTCCACTTGGTGTTTCCTCATTGATGGTATGAGGAATACCGGTGGTAAAGTCATGTCCGGTTTTCTCAGTGTCAATAAAGACCGGTTCTGGTAA
- the LOC106307074 gene encoding uncharacterized protein LOC106307074 isoform X1, translated as MEARGTSGISMKSLERVVSDKALKLGNSFPCQICVVGFLCGICLTSLFLAALTSIGTFELAAFSFSSFSPPCNSTSQIINIDRKLKWKNKAETEEENDDDQVNLLVSAWDNILLNNEDYFKKLGISKSDVPNAPHLENCEERTRARERLDTRISNHTFPSWINGGDEDNYPLTRSVQREIWYHQHPLDCEDKSLKFLVADWETLPGFGIGAQIAGMTGLLAIAINENRVLVSNYYNRADHDGCKGSARGSWSCYFLPETSKECRKRAFEVMKKREAWERGTVTGKQNYSTKEIWSGHIPKRWGKPWSYMRPTTEINGSLLTSHRKMDRRWWRAQAVRYLMRFQTEYTCGLVNVARHSAFGKEAAEIVLSAGGWRKKKKRSEIEESVWSSHKPWIPRPMLSVHVRMGDKACEMRVAALEEYMRLADRIRERFPELNRIWLSTEMKEVVDRSKEYGQWRFYYTEVARQVGNNSMAEYEASLGREMSTNYPLVNFLMASEADFFVGALGSTWCFLIDGMRNTGGKVMSGFLSVNKDRFWRSGVKSVPVWNQFRFEFSGAQI; from the exons ATGGAAGCAAGAGGTACTAGTGGTATAAGCATGAAGTCATTAGAGAGAGTGGTTTCAGATAAAGCATTAAAGCTTGGAAACTCATTTCCATGTCAAATCTGTGTGGTTGGGTTTCTCTGTGGAATCTGTCTCACTTCTCTTTTCTTAGCTGCTCTCACTTCCATTGGCACCTTCGAGCTCGCCGCCTTCTCCTTCTCCTCTTTCTCTCCTCCTTGCAATTCCACTTCTCAAATCATCA ACATAGACAGGAAACTGAAATGGAAGAACAAAGCTGAGACCGAAGAAGAAAATGATGATGATCAGGTTAATCTTTTGGTCTCTGCTTGGGACAACATATTACTAAACAATGAAGACTACTTCAAGAAACTAGGGATAAGCAAATCTGATGTCCCAAACGCTCCACATTTGGAGAACTGTGAGGAGAGGACACGAGCTAGAGAGCGCTTGGATACAAGAATATCAAACCATACATTTCCTTCTTGG ATCAATGGAGGAGATGAAGATAACTATCCACTAACTAGAAGCGTGCAAAGAGAGATATGGTATCATCAGCATCCTTTGGACTGTGAAGACAAGAGTCTCAAGTTCCTTGTAGCTGACTGGGAAACGCTTCCTGGCTTTGGTATAGGAGCTCAGATCGCTGGAATGACTGGTCTTCTCGCAATAGCTATAAACGAAAACCGAGTTCTTGTTTCAAATTACTATAACCGAGCAGATCATGATGGTTGCAAAG GTTCTGCTAGAGGAAGCTGGTCTTGCTACTTCCTACCGGAAACATCGAAAGAGTGTAGGAAACGTGCGTTTGAAGTAATGAAGAAGAGAGAAGCCTGGGAGAGAGGGACTGTTACAGGGAAACAAAACTACAGCACCAAGGAGATTTGGTCTGGACATATACCAAAGAGATGGGGTAAGCCTTGGAGTTACATGAGGCCAACTACAGAGATCAACGGAAGCTTACTCACCAGTCACAGGAAAATGGACAGGAGATGGTGGAGAGCACAGGCGGTTAGATACTTGATGAGGTTTCAAACGGAATACACTTGCGGTTTGGTGAACGTTGCTAGACATTCTGCGTTTGGGAAAGAAGCTGCTGAGATTGTTCTCTCGGCAGGAGGTTGGAGAAAGAAGAAGAAGAGGTCGGAGATTGAGGAAAGCGTGTGGTCGAGTCACAAGCCGTGGATACCGAGGCCAATGCTGAGCGTGCATGTGCGTATGGGAGACAAAGCTTGCGAGATGAGAGTCGCAGCTTTAGAAGAGTATATGCGTTTGGCTGATAGGATCAGAGAACGGTTTCCGGAGCTCAACAGGATCTGGCTCTCTACGGAGATGAAGGAAGTTGTGGACAGGAGTAAAGAGTATGGTCAGTGGAGATTCTATTACACGGAAGTGGCGAGACAAGTTGGTAATAACTCGATGGCTGAGTATGAAGCTAGCCTTGGGAGAGAGATGAGCACGAACTATCCTCTTGTTAACTTCTTGATGGCGTCAGAAGCTGACTTCTTCGTCGGAGCTTTAGGCTCCACTTGGTGTTTCCTCATTGATGGTATGAGGAATACCGGTGGTAAAGTCATGTCCGGTTTTCTCAGTGTCAATAAAGACCGGTTCTG GCGTTCGGGTGTCAAATCTGTTCCGGTTTGGAATCAATTCAGGTTTGAGTTTTCTGGAGCACAAATTTAG
- the LOC106307074 gene encoding uncharacterized protein LOC106307074 isoform X3, with protein MSQTLHIWRTVRRGHELESAWIQEYQTIHFLLGYINGGDEDNYPLTRSVQREIWYHQHPLDCEDKSLKFLVADWETLPGFGIGAQIAGMTGLLAIAINENRVLVSNYYNRADHDGCKGSARGSWSCYFLPETSKECRKRAFEVMKKREAWERGTVTGKQNYSTKEIWSGHIPKRWGKPWSYMRPTTEINGSLLTSHRKMDRRWWRAQAVRYLMRFQTEYTCGLVNVARHSAFGKEAAEIVLSAGGWRKKKKRSEIEESVWSSHKPWIPRPMLSVHVRMGDKACEMRVAALEEYMRLADRIRERFPELNRIWLSTEMKEVVDRSKEYGQWRFYYTEVARQVGNNSMAEYEASLGREMSTNYPLVNFLMASEADFFVGALGSTWCFLIDGMRNTGGKVMSGFLSVNKDRFW; from the exons ATGTCCCAAACGCTCCACATTTGGAGAACTGTGAGGAGAGGACACGAGCTAGAGAGCGCTTGGATACAAGAATATCAAACCATACATTTCCTTCTTGGGTAT ATCAATGGAGGAGATGAAGATAACTATCCACTAACTAGAAGCGTGCAAAGAGAGATATGGTATCATCAGCATCCTTTGGACTGTGAAGACAAGAGTCTCAAGTTCCTTGTAGCTGACTGGGAAACGCTTCCTGGCTTTGGTATAGGAGCTCAGATCGCTGGAATGACTGGTCTTCTCGCAATAGCTATAAACGAAAACCGAGTTCTTGTTTCAAATTACTATAACCGAGCAGATCATGATGGTTGCAAAG GTTCTGCTAGAGGAAGCTGGTCTTGCTACTTCCTACCGGAAACATCGAAAGAGTGTAGGAAACGTGCGTTTGAAGTAATGAAGAAGAGAGAAGCCTGGGAGAGAGGGACTGTTACAGGGAAACAAAACTACAGCACCAAGGAGATTTGGTCTGGACATATACCAAAGAGATGGGGTAAGCCTTGGAGTTACATGAGGCCAACTACAGAGATCAACGGAAGCTTACTCACCAGTCACAGGAAAATGGACAGGAGATGGTGGAGAGCACAGGCGGTTAGATACTTGATGAGGTTTCAAACGGAATACACTTGCGGTTTGGTGAACGTTGCTAGACATTCTGCGTTTGGGAAAGAAGCTGCTGAGATTGTTCTCTCGGCAGGAGGTTGGAGAAAGAAGAAGAAGAGGTCGGAGATTGAGGAAAGCGTGTGGTCGAGTCACAAGCCGTGGATACCGAGGCCAATGCTGAGCGTGCATGTGCGTATGGGAGACAAAGCTTGCGAGATGAGAGTCGCAGCTTTAGAAGAGTATATGCGTTTGGCTGATAGGATCAGAGAACGGTTTCCGGAGCTCAACAGGATCTGGCTCTCTACGGAGATGAAGGAAGTTGTGGACAGGAGTAAAGAGTATGGTCAGTGGAGATTCTATTACACGGAAGTGGCGAGACAAGTTGGTAATAACTCGATGGCTGAGTATGAAGCTAGCCTTGGGAGAGAGATGAGCACGAACTATCCTCTTGTTAACTTCTTGATGGCGTCAGAAGCTGACTTCTTCGTCGGAGCTTTAGGCTCCACTTGGTGTTTCCTCATTGATGGTATGAGGAATACCGGTGGTAAAGTCATGTCCGGTTTTCTCAGTGTCAATAAAGACCGGTTCTGGTAA